One genomic segment of Helianthus annuus cultivar XRQ/B chromosome 14, HanXRQr2.0-SUNRISE, whole genome shotgun sequence includes these proteins:
- the LOC110905141 gene encoding ABC transporter C family member 10, with translation MADLWSSFCGCSNITDKNCDSDVIFITNPSSCMNHFLVISFDVVLLVMLLINMFYKSPSKSTGRSSYFRRKTGLQLVSMIFNGLLGTLYSCLGIWTLKTTISTKHTALPLHQWILFLFHGLTWLAVSLTVSLLGKRFPKTLLRLLSITAFLFSAIFVIFSVVSSIDNKTVSVKIALDLTSFLGAALLLACAYKGYNYEETDENNLYTPLNGESEGIKEGYNDSLTPLEKAGFLNVMSFWWLNPLMKTGSEKTLEEKDMPKLCIEDRAESCYLAFVDQYNKQKHLHPSPSILRTIVMCNMRELLTSGFFALMKIITVSAGPLFLKAFIRVAEGDESFNGEGYVLAIALFFSKILESLSQRQWDFRCRVIGIRVRSLLTSAIYQKQLKLSNAAKITHSAGEIMNYATVDAYRIGEFPNWLHQSWTTVLQLLFALLILLQAVGLATFAALAVIILSVLCNMPLAKLQHKFQSKLMVAQDERLKAVSEALVNMKVLKLYAWEIHFKGVIEKLREIELKWLSAVQLRRAYNSFLFWSSPLLVSTATFGACYFIGIPLNASNVFTFVATLRLVQDPIRTIPDVIGIIIQAKVAFSRILIFLEAPELESAHVRQKVSKEGLDYNIFIDSASLSWDGNLVKPTLRKINLQARLGQKIAICGEVGSGKSTLLAGILGEVPIIEGTLRVYGSIAYVSQSAWIQTGSIRDNILFGSEMDDQRYQETLKKCSLVKDLEQLPYADLTEIGERGVNLSGGQKQRIQLARALYQDADIYLLDDPFSAVDAHTASSLFNEYVMEALSRKTVLLVTHQVDFLPAFDSVLLMSDGEILAAAPYNQLMASSQEFQDLVNAHKETAGSERVAEVTSSTRQIPSIKDIKNTITSKISENSDNGQLIKKEEREEGDAGFTPYIQYLSQNKGYVFFSIAAFSHVAFIACNVSQNSWMAANVDNDDVSTLKLIVVYLVIGVVAIVFLLARSLFTVALGLQSSKSIFSQLLTSLFRVPMSFYDSTPLGRVLSRVSVDLSIIDLDIPFNFLFAVAATTNFYTNTGVLIFVTWQVLFVSIPLIYVALRLQRYYFSSAKMLMRINGTTKSLVANHLAESVAGSMIIRAFQQEDRFFSKNLEVVDINASPYLHSFAANNWLIQRLETISATVLSASGLCMVLLPPGTFSSGFVGMAMSYGLSLNMSLVMSIQNQCTLVNYIISVERVNQYMHLPSEAPLVIEENRPPANWPDTGKVDIQDLQIRYRPDAPLVLRGVSCTFQGGHKIGIVGRTGSGKTTLIGALFRLVEPAGGKITVDGIDISSIGLHDLRSRFGVIPQDPTLFNGTVRYNLDPLCQHTDQEIWEVLGKCQLREAVQDKAGGLDSIVVEDGTNWSMGQRQLFCLGRALLRRSKILVLDEATASVDNATDTMLQETIRSEFADCTVITVAHRIPTVMDCTMVLTMSDGKITEYDEPMKLMKRDDSLFGQLVKEYWSHSQSTQIL, from the exons ATGGCTGATCTATGGAGTTCATTTTGCGGGTGTTCAAACATTACTGACAAGAATTGTGATTCAGATGTGATTTTCATCACAAATCCTTCTTCGTGTATGAATCATTTTCTGGTCATTTCTTTCGATGTAGTGCTCCTGGTAATGTTACTCATCAACATGTTTTACAAGTCGCCATCGAAATCTACTGGAAGATCGTCTTACTTCCGAAGAAAAACAGGTTTACAGTTAGTTTCCATGATCTTTAACGGTTTACTGGGAACTCTGTACTCATGTTTAGGCATTTGGACATTGAAGACCACAATAAGCACAAAGCACACTGCTCTTCCTTTGCATCAATGGATACTTTTCTTGTTCCATGGATTAACATGGTTAGCGGTCTCGCTAACAGTAAGCCTGTTAGGAAAACGTTTTCCAAAAACGCTCCTTCGGCTTCTGTCCATAACTGCCTTTCTGTTTTCTGcaatttttgtcattttctcTGTAGTATCTTCGATTGATAACAAAACGGTGTCAGTCAAGATAGCTCTGGATTTAACATCTTTCCTAGGAGCGGCATTACTATTGGCATGCGCATACAAGGGCTACAACTATGAAGAAACTGACGAGAACAACCTTTATACCCCTCTAAACGGTGAGAGCGAGGGCATCAAAGAAGGCTATAACGACAGCCTTACCCCTCTAGAGAAAGCGGGTTTTCTCAATGTCATGTCGTTTTGGTGGTTAAATCCGTTGATGAAAACAGGTAGTGAGAAGACCCTTGAAGAAAAAGATATGCCGAAATTGTGCATTGAAGATAGAGCAGAATCATGCTATTTGGCTTTTGTAGACCAGTATAACAAACAGAAACATTTGCATCCATCACCCTCGATTTTGAGGACAATCGTGATGTGCAATATGAGAGAGCTTCTAACATCTGGATTCTTTGcattgatgaaaataattacagTTTCGGCAGGTCCTCTTTTTCTCAAAGCTTTCATAAGGGTAGCGGAGGGTGATGAAAGTTTTAATGGTGAGGGGTACGTGTTAGCTATAGCACTTTTCTTTTCGAAAATACTAGAATCGTTGTCGCAACGACAATGGGATTTTAGGTGCAGAGTTATTGGTATAAGAGTTAGATCGTTACTTACATCAGcaatttatcaaaaacaactgAAGTTATCTAATGCTGCCAAAATTACACATTCGGCTGGTGAGATAATGAATTATGCGACTGTGGATGCTTATAGAATTGGGGAGTTTCCGAATTGGTTACATCAAAGCTGGACAACAGTTCTCCAGCTTTTATTTGCACTCTTGATTCTTTTACAAGCTGTTGGTTTGGCTACATTTGCAGCATTGGCAGTCATCATATTGTCGGTCCTTTGCAATATGCCACTTGCTAAACTACAACACAAGTTTCAGTCAAAATTaatggttgcacaagatgaacgGCTTAAAGCAGTTTCTGAGGCACTTGTGAATATGAAAGTTTTGAAACTTTATGCATGGGAAATTCATTTTAAGGGTGTGATTGAAAAACTTAGGGAAATTGAGCTTAAATGGTTATCAGCCGTTCAGCTTCGAAGAGCTTATAACAGCTTTCTTTTTTGGTCATCACCTCTTTTGGTCTCAACTGCTACTTTTGGCGCTTGTTATTTTATCGGGATTCCATTAAATGCAAGCAATGTTTTCACATTTGTGGCAACTTTACGTTTGGTTCAAGATCCTATTAGAACCATCCCTGATGTTATTGGGATTATTATTCAAGCGAAAGTAGCTTTTTCGAGAATCTTGATTTTTCTCGAGGCACCTGAGCTGGAGAGTGCTCATGTGAGGCAGAAGGTGAGCAAGGAGGGTTTGGATTACAATATTTTTATTGATTCGGCGAGTCTTTCATGGGATGGGAATCTGGTAAAGCCTACCCTACGGAAGATTAATTTGCAGGCTCGATTGGGTCAAAAGATTGCTATCTGTGGAGAGGTGGGATCGGGGAAGTCCACGCTTTTGGCGGGAATTCTTGGAGAGGTTCCGATAATCGAGGGAACT CTTCGAGTATATGGGAGCATTGCATATGTTTCTCAGTCTGCTTGGATTCAAACAGGAAGTATACGTGACAATATTTTGTTTGGGTCTGAGATGGATGATCAAAGATACCAAGAAACACTCAAGAAGTGTTCTTTGGTGAAGGATCTTGAGCAGCTACCATATGCTGATCTTACTGAAATAGGAGAAAGAGGCGTTAATCTCAGTGGTGGACAAAAGCAAAGAATTCAACTTGCTCGTGCTTTATATCAAGATGCGGATATCTATTTGTTGGATGATCCATTTAGTGCTGTGGATGCACATACTGCTTCGAGCTTGTTTAAC GAATATGTTATGGAAGCGCTTTCGAGGAAGACGGTTTTGCTTGTAACTCACCAAGTTGATTTCCTTCCTGCATTTGATTCTGTTCTG TTAATGTCAGATGGGGAAATCCTAGCAGCTGCACCTTACAATCAACTCATGGCATCGAGCCAAGAATTTCAAGATTTAGTGAATGCACACAAAGAAACGGCAGGTTCCGAAAGAGTTGCAGAGGTTACTTCTTCCACAAGGCAGATTCCTTCAATCAAAGACATTAAAAACACTATAACAAGCAAAATATCTGAAAATTCAGATAACGGCCAACTGatcaaaaaagaagaaagggaAGAAGGTGACGCAGGTTTCACACCTTACATACAATACCTAAGTCAAAACAAAGGCTATGTGTTCTTCTCCATTGCTGCATTTTCACACGTCGCCTTTATAGCATGTAACGTGTCTCAAAACTCATGGATGGCTGCAAATGTGGATAATGATGATGTTAGCACTCTGAAACTAATCGTGGTTTATCTAGTTATTGGGGTTGTAGCAATTGTGTTTCTGCTCGCGAGATCACTCTTCACAGTTGCATTGGGACTACAGTCATCAAAATCTATATTTTCACAGCTGTTAACCTCGCTATTTCGTGTGCCTATGTCGTTTTATGATTCAACCCCTTTGGGTAGGGTGCTAAGCAGG GTCTCAGTTGATTTGAGTATTATTGATCTTGATATTCCGTTCAATTTTCTATTTGCTGTTGCTGCCACAACAAATTTCTATACGAACACGGGGGTGTTGATCTTTGTTACTTGGCAAGTCTTGTTTGTCTCAATACCACTAATCTATGTGGCACTTCGTTTACAG AGGTACTACTTCTCGTCTGCAAAAATGCTGATGCGGATCAACGGGACAACCAAATCATTGGTGGCAAACCAtctggctgaatcagtggcaggATCCATGATAATAAGAGCTTTTCAACAAGAAGATCGattcttttccaaaaatcttGAAGTTGTTGACATAAATGCAAGTCCTTACTTGCATAGTTTTGCCGCAAACAATTGGTTGATCCAACGGCTAGAAACAATCAGTGCAACCGTCTTATCAGCTTCCGGACTCTGCATGGTGTTGCTTCCACCTGGCACTTTCAGTTCTG GATTTGTCGGAATGGCGATGTCTTATGGGCTGTCTTTAAACATGTCACTTGTTATGTCAATTCAAAACCAATGCACTTTAGTAAACTATATAATCTCAGTCGAAAGGGTCAACCAGTACATGCATTTACCGAGTGAAGCTCCTTTAGTGATCGAAGAAAATCGCCCCCCTGCTAATTGGCCAGACACGGGTAAAGTTGACATTCAAGATTTGcag ATTAGGTACCGACCCGATGCACCTCTTGTTCTTCGTGGGGTGTCTTGTACATTTCAAGGTGGACACAAGATTGGTATAGTTGGGAGGACAGGCAGTGGAAAGACTACACTCATTGGTGCTCTATTTCGATTGGTTGAGCCTGCTGGTGGGAAGATTACTGTTGATGGGATAGACATTTCTTCGATTGGACTTCATGACTTAAGGTCACGATTTGGGGTTATACCTCAAGATCCTACActtttcaatggaacagttagATACAATTTGGACCCCTTATGCCAACACACGGATCAGGAAATATGGGAG GTTCTTGGGAAGTGTCAGCTTAGAGAGGCGGTTCAGGACAAAGCAGGCGGGCTGGATTCTATAG TGGTGGAAGATGGAACAAACTGGAGCATGGGGCAACGCCAGTTGTTTTGCTTGGGGCGTGCATTGTTAAGGCGGAGCAAGATTTTGGTGCTGGATGAAGCAACTGCATCGGTGGACAATGCTACAGACACAATGTTACAAGAAACCATCAGATCGGAGTTTGCTGACTGCACCGTCATCACAGTGGCTCACCGCATACCAACCGTGATGGACTGCACCATGGTTCTTACCATGAGTGATG GAAAAATCACAGAGTATGATGAACCAATGAAGCTGATGAAAAGAGATGATTCGTTGTTTGGACAGCTTGTGAAGGAATATTGGTCACACTCTCAATCTACACAAATTCTTTAA